Part of the Flavobacterium sp. MDT1-60 genome, ATTGATGATGCATTAGATGTTTTTGCTTGTCACGGTGTTGGTGGTATGGTAGGTATGTTGTTAACTGGAGTTTTTGCTTCAAAAGCAATTAACCCTGTAGTTGGTGACAATCAAGGTTTGATTTTCGGAACTCCAACTTTATTCATCAACCAATTAATTGCTTTAGTAATCGTTTCTGTCTTCGCGTTTGTTGCTTCATACATTTTATTCTTTGTTGTAAATAAAATTACTCCTCTTAGAGTTACTGAAGAGAAAGAAGAATTAGGATTAGATATCTCTCAACACGGAGAATACCTATAAGAATTTAATTTCCGATTTGCCCAATCAATAAAAAAGCACTCTGAGTTTAAACTTAGAGTGCTTTTTGCTTTGAATTAACTTTCCCCTCAATTTATTTTAGATTTTAGACTGTAGATTTTAGATTTCTAATCTCCTCATTCTATATTCTATATTCTATATTCTATATTCCATATTCTACTATACTCTTTATTCTTGGCTCTTGTCTCTCAAAAATCTACTTAAAATTCGAAATCCCCGTTTTCAACCAGGTCAAATATTCTTCAACATCTACATAACTGATTGTCGGTTTTGAATTGTTTAGATTTTGTCCTTCTAAGTCAGTAATAACATATAGAGGCTGTGTATTTGTTTTATATTTTGAGATCATAAAGTCGGTCCATTTATCACCAACCGTTTCGATTTTATCTCCTTTTGCAGTGACAAATTGTTCTTCTTTTGATAATTCACGTTTATCATCTACATAAAGCGAAATCAAAACCACATCATTTTTTAAGATTGGCAACACTCTTTCATCAGACCAAACATTGTTTTCCATCTTTCTACAGTTTACGCACGCATAACCTGTAAAATCTAACATAATTGGTTTTTTTATTTCTTTAGCATAAGCTAATCCATCTTCGTAATCGTGAAATACCATGATGCCATGTGGCCCTAATTCTGCTCCTTCAGGCAGCCCTTTTATTCCACCAGTATTGACATTTGAATTAGCCGAACCTCCAAATCCAAGAGGGCTTTCGCTATAGGTTTGTGGTGGCGGAAAAGCACTGATTAATTTTAAAGGTGCTCCCCAAAGTCCCGGAATTAAATAAATCGTAAAAGTCAACACTAATAATCCGAATGATAATCTTCCAACTGAAATATGATTGGTCGGACTATCATGTGGCAACGTAATTTTTCCGAAAAGATAAAATGCTAAAGTTCCGAAAATAGCAATCCAGATCGCTAAGAAAACTTCTCTTTCTAATAAATGCAATTGTAAAACTAAATCGGCATTGGATAAAAATTTGAATGCCAAAGCCAGTTCTAAAAATCCTAAAACTACTTTTACCGTATTCAGCCAACCACCCGATTTTGGTAATGAATTCAGCCAACCCGGAAACATGGCAAACAACATAAAGGGCAAAGCCATAGCTGATGAAAATCCTAACATTCCAATAACAGGAGCGATTCCACCGTTTGAAGCGGCTTCAACTAATAAGGTTCCAACAATTGGTCCAGTACAAGAAAATGACACAATTGCCAAAGCTAACGCCATGAACAATATTCCAACGATTCCACCTCTATCCGCTTGCTGATCTGCTTTATTCGCCCATGAATTTGGAAGCATAATCTCGAACGCACCCAAAAATGAAACAGCAAATACAATCAATAAAACGAAGAATATCAGATTAAACCAAACGTCCGTAGACAAAGCGTTCAGGGCATCCGCACCAAATATTTTAGTTACAATCAAACCTAATATAACATATATAGCAATAATTGCTAATCCGTAAATAACAGCATTTCGAATTCCTTTTGCTCTGCTTTTACTTTGTTTGGTAAAGAAGCTTACTGTCATTGGAATCATCGGGAAAACGCAAGGTGTCAACAAAGCCGCAAATCCAGATATAAAAGCAATAAAAAAGATCGACCATAAACTTCTGGTAGAAGCTGGTGCCGGAATTTCATC contains:
- a CDS encoding cytochrome c biogenesis protein CcdA encodes the protein MNFTQSCQTITSKSVWNKTIVFLLFFIFAFAKGNAQILEPVKWTAKIEKKSGTNAVLIFDGTIEKDWHMYSQFTPDGGPLPLEIVFKNQKGNYNLVGKAKEGKTKTAFNDVFGVNETFFEGKAHIEQEITITNPDLKTVDVDFDFQVCKEVCINSNKKFSIAIPAAFKMEAVATVSEAKHDETKVEGLAVDTVAKTTASEKIELRKIDNATAEVVDEIPAPASTRSLWSIFFIAFISGFAALLTPCVFPMIPMTVSFFTKQSKSRAKGIRNAVIYGLAIIAIYVILGLIVTKIFGADALNALSTDVWFNLIFFVLLIVFAVSFLGAFEIMLPNSWANKADQQADRGGIVGILFMALALAIVSFSCTGPIVGTLLVEAASNGGIAPVIGMLGFSSAMALPFMLFAMFPGWLNSLPKSGGWLNTVKVVLGFLELALAFKFLSNADLVLQLHLLEREVFLAIWIAIFGTLAFYLFGKITLPHDSPTNHISVGRLSFGLLVLTFTIYLIPGLWGAPLKLISAFPPPQTYSESPLGFGGSANSNVNTGGIKGLPEGAELGPHGIMVFHDYEDGLAYAKEIKKPIMLDFTGYACVNCRKMENNVWSDERVLPILKNDVVLISLYVDDKRELSKEEQFVTAKGDKIETVGDKWTDFMISKYKTNTQPLYVITDLEGQNLNNSKPTISYVDVEEYLTWLKTGISNFK